In a single window of the Chondrocystis sp. NIES-4102 genome:
- a CDS encoding putative chloride channel protein, with the protein MKLGNYKQIPTIAALMQPFPYFAEPDTPVTEILRIMNEHDIRHLPIKQSDRIIGIVSERDLHWVANSKLVSIVNHDIPVAHVMTYNPYQVDINTPLTKVIFEMTQQKIGAAIVTSSDRLAGIVTTIDIAQALGELLESQFNYY; encoded by the coding sequence ATGAAGCTTGGGAATTACAAACAAATTCCAACTATTGCAGCCTTAATGCAGCCATTTCCTTATTTTGCAGAACCTGATACACCTGTTACAGAAATACTCAGAATAATGAATGAACATGATATACGTCATCTGCCAATTAAACAAAGCGATCGCATTATCGGTATTGTTTCCGAAAGAGATTTACATTGGGTAGCTAATTCCAAACTAGTTTCAATAGTTAATCACGATATCCCCGTTGCCCACGTAATGACCTACAATCCATATCAAGTAGATATCAATACCCCTCTTACCAAGGTAATATTTGAAATGACACAACAAAAAATAGGTGCTGCAATAGTTACCAGTTCAGATAGACTTGCAGGTATTGTAACAACCATCGATATCGCTCAGGCATTAGGTGAGCTTTTAGAATCCCAATTCAACTATTATTAA
- a CDS encoding pyridoxal-5'-phosphate-dependent protein beta subunit, with amino-acid sequence MDIKKGFVATIGNTPLIRLNSFSQETGCEILGKAEFLNPGGSVKDRAALYIIEDAEKQGILKPGGTVVEGTAGNTGIGLAHICNAKGYKCLIIIPETQSQEKIDTLRILGAEVRLVPAVPYKDPNNYVKMSGRVAAELDNAIWANQFENLANRRAHYETTAAEIWAQTNGKVDAWVTATGTGGTYAGVSMFLKEKNPNIRCVVADPMGSGLYSYVKTGEIKIEGSSITEGIGNSRITGNMVGAPMDDAIQIDDRSCLEVLDQLLHQDGLFMGGSVGINVAAAVALAKQMGPGHTIVTILCDGGARYQSRLYNREWLASKGLC; translated from the coding sequence ATGGATATCAAAAAAGGTTTTGTGGCAACGATTGGTAATACGCCTCTAATTCGTCTTAATAGTTTTAGTCAAGAGACGGGGTGTGAAATCCTAGGTAAAGCTGAATTTCTTAATCCTGGTGGTTCGGTAAAGGATCGCGCAGCCTTATATATTATCGAAGATGCAGAAAAACAAGGGATATTAAAACCTGGTGGTACGGTAGTTGAGGGGACAGCAGGTAATACGGGTATAGGTTTGGCACATATTTGTAATGCAAAAGGCTATAAGTGCTTAATTATTATTCCCGAAACTCAATCACAAGAAAAAATTGATACTTTAAGGATTTTGGGGGCAGAAGTTCGCCTTGTCCCTGCTGTACCTTATAAAGATCCTAATAATTATGTCAAGATGTCTGGGAGAGTCGCAGCAGAATTAGATAATGCTATCTGGGCTAATCAATTCGAGAATCTGGCTAATCGTCGGGCGCACTATGAAACCACCGCAGCCGAGATTTGGGCGCAAACTAATGGAAAAGTGGATGCTTGGGTAACAGCGACTGGTACTGGGGGTACTTATGCAGGAGTATCAATGTTTTTAAAGGAGAAAAACCCTAATATTCGTTGTGTGGTGGCAGATCCGATGGGTAGTGGGTTGTATAGCTACGTTAAAACTGGGGAAATAAAAATAGAAGGCAGTTCGATCACTGAAGGTATAGGCAATAGTCGCATTACAGGTAATATGGTAGGCGCGCCGATGGATGATGCTATTCAAATTGACGATCGCTCTTGTCTAGAGGTACTTGATCAGTTACTCCATCAAGACGGTTTATTTATGGGTGGTTCGGTAGGTATTAATGTGGCTGCTGCCGTTGCTTTGGCAAAACAAATGGGCCCAGGTCATACTATTGTTACTATTCTCTGTGACGGTGGCGCACGTTATCAGTCTCGTTTGTATAATCGGGAATGGTTAGCCTCTAAGGGTTTATGTTAA